A portion of the Paenibacillus marchantiae genome contains these proteins:
- a CDS encoding Stf0 family sulfotransferase codes for MKQPTQSYTIWFSQRTGSTLLGEALSSTGVAGYPREWLHYQHKSPDTLKREDLEQIWDQGTTSNGVFGIKINFEQRWIDAFRSLYSLPTALSRAEVWSTGFPNCTKHIYMTRRNKVRLAVSWWRAIVSGEWHRKHGDSPQLQDIADQYNFDAIKHLLVESNMCEAAIEDFLSESGIVPLTIVYEDFIADYEGTVMKVLEFLDVQADGVAVSPPSFDPIADEISEQWVQRFREECQRDWENVKW; via the coding sequence ATGAAACAACCTACTCAAAGTTATACCATTTGGTTTTCCCAACGAACCGGCAGTACTCTGCTGGGTGAAGCCTTAAGTTCTACGGGGGTGGCAGGATATCCGAGGGAGTGGCTGCATTATCAGCATAAGAGCCCAGACACATTAAAGCGTGAAGATCTAGAGCAGATCTGGGATCAGGGAACAACGTCGAACGGAGTATTCGGAATCAAAATTAATTTTGAACAACGATGGATTGACGCATTCCGCAGTCTCTATAGTCTGCCAACAGCGTTATCTCGGGCTGAGGTATGGAGTACGGGTTTCCCTAATTGCACCAAGCATATTTACATGACGCGTCGCAACAAAGTCAGATTGGCTGTGTCGTGGTGGAGAGCCATCGTCTCGGGTGAATGGCACCGCAAGCATGGAGACAGCCCTCAGTTACAAGATATTGCTGATCAATATAACTTTGATGCGATTAAACATCTGCTTGTGGAGAGTAACATGTGCGAAGCAGCAATTGAAGATTTCTTGTCCGAGTCAGGCATTGTGCCGCTGACGATTGTTTATGAGGATTTTATAGCAGATTACGAGGGGACCGTTATGAAAGTGCTAGAGTTTTTGGATGTTCAAGCTGACGGTGTTGCCGTATCGCCCCCGTCCTTTGACCCGATCGCAGACGAGATTTCTGAACAATGGGTGCAAAGATTTCGGGAAGAATGCCAGAGGGATTGGGAGAATGTTAAATGGTAA
- a CDS encoding ABC transporter substrate-binding protein: MDTATTHYLRLATAKELSLKFHEAVPVTIESLSAALCCTPRNVKFILRKLEEQGFIHWQPGRGRGHHSEMTLLRSVNEALEESFLELMGRGKMKEAIELIGSTEKNDALRERLLNSLNKQMGFHSHAESSSGQDVLRMVRSRRLAELDPAFVYTAFETYLLGQVCSTLITYDAKTGTFLPDLAHMWEYNEDQRVWIFYLRKGVRFHHGRVMTSRDVQATLERLRTVDSPFIWLYRDIERTEVVGDYCIRFYLSRPNRFFLNLLSCVSMTILPYDVDVTQQLIGTGPFRINEINETVLIISAFDAYYGIRPHLDRVDIWFVPNLGPYERHYELPGTDRLKLATDDTGSNSVDYPATGCRYMLINFRKAGIHHQLEFRQAMRIVFDPVALVRELGSNRITPANSFLPWKSAEHAWRESSLEDARELLYSSGYQGEKIILAYTVAKDQKEAEWLKQRGASIGLCIELQPFVEFPNVRETSEADLIIAEEVLEDDWQFGMINFFINKRNYFHICLSPDLQSIFYRKMENFLQQNEEQRSVMLNEAEDLLRDNCWILYGCHMNKKALLNQSLFGLHTAEFGFMDISKLWIKNQ, translated from the coding sequence ATGGATACAGCAACAACCCATTATCTGCGTCTTGCCACAGCAAAAGAACTTTCTCTTAAATTTCATGAAGCGGTTCCGGTAACGATTGAGAGCCTTTCTGCTGCCCTATGCTGTACTCCACGCAACGTGAAGTTTATTCTGCGCAAGCTGGAGGAACAAGGCTTTATACACTGGCAGCCCGGGCGTGGCCGGGGTCATCATTCTGAGATGACATTGCTGCGCAGTGTGAATGAGGCGCTCGAGGAGAGTTTTTTGGAGCTCATGGGCAGAGGCAAAATGAAGGAAGCGATCGAGTTGATCGGCAGCACAGAGAAGAATGATGCTCTCCGGGAGCGACTGCTGAATTCGTTGAACAAGCAGATGGGATTCCACAGTCATGCCGAGAGCTCTTCCGGTCAGGACGTGCTTCGCATGGTGAGGTCACGAAGGTTGGCAGAGCTGGACCCTGCTTTTGTGTATACTGCTTTTGAAACCTATCTGCTTGGGCAGGTATGCAGCACGCTAATCACCTATGACGCCAAAACAGGAACCTTCTTGCCGGATCTGGCGCATATGTGGGAGTACAACGAGGATCAAAGAGTTTGGATTTTCTATCTGCGCAAAGGTGTGCGATTCCACCATGGTCGGGTAATGACATCCCGAGATGTCCAAGCTACATTAGAGCGCTTGCGCACTGTAGACAGTCCATTCATTTGGCTATACCGGGATATTGAGCGTACCGAAGTTGTCGGGGATTACTGCATACGTTTTTATCTAAGTCGGCCTAATCGTTTTTTCCTGAACTTGCTTAGTTGTGTCTCCATGACGATTCTCCCCTATGATGTCGATGTAACCCAACAATTAATCGGTACCGGGCCTTTTCGGATCAATGAAATAAATGAAACGGTGTTGATCATAAGCGCATTCGATGCCTATTATGGAATCCGTCCTCATCTGGATCGAGTAGATATCTGGTTTGTGCCCAATCTGGGTCCTTATGAACGTCATTATGAGTTACCAGGAACAGACCGACTTAAATTGGCTACAGACGATACGGGGAGCAACAGTGTTGATTATCCAGCAACAGGATGCCGATATATGCTGATTAATTTTCGTAAAGCCGGTATTCACCATCAACTGGAATTTCGGCAAGCCATGCGCATTGTTTTCGATCCAGTCGCTTTGGTGAGGGAACTTGGCAGCAATCGAATTACACCGGCAAACAGCTTTCTTCCCTGGAAAAGCGCAGAGCATGCTTGGCGCGAGTCTTCACTTGAGGATGCCCGTGAGCTCCTGTACAGCAGCGGATACCAGGGAGAAAAGATCATACTTGCTTATACTGTAGCTAAAGATCAAAAAGAAGCAGAATGGCTTAAACAACGCGGAGCCAGCATCGGTTTATGTATTGAGTTGCAACCCTTCGTTGAATTTCCCAATGTGAGAGAAACAAGCGAAGCCGATTTGATTATCGCAGAAGAAGTTTTGGAAGATGACTGGCAATTTGGCATGATTAATTTTTTCATCAACAAACGTAACTATTTTCATATTTGTTTATCACCCGATTTACAGTCCATATTTTATCGAAAGATGGAGAATTTCCTTCAGCAGAATGAAGAGCAAAGGTCTGTGATGCTCAATGAAGCCGAGGATTTGCTTCGCGATAACTGCTGGATATTGTACGGCTGCCACATGAATAAAAAAGCCCTGCTTAATCAAAGTCTCTTTGGCCTTCATACCGCTGAGTTTGGGTTTATGGATATCTCCAAACTATGGATCAAAAATCAGTAA
- a CDS encoding PAS domain S-box protein — protein sequence MQVQKVDHHELFEQIYNQAPIGIALVAPTGQWMKVNPAFCSMLGYTAQELIHLHYQEITHPDDLAQDLMYERELCEGKLSEYKYEKRYIQKNGDILWISLHISLARNEVSGEPLYFICHVVDITDHKTTELKLLQTEEMFKLISDNAQEIIYIATIDGICRYCSPSIYNLLGYSPEEVVGKNNTAVFHPQDLERVSQIDLSTGHMLNLQARHKDGHSLWFETTYKVIGEPGQEQQILAIGRDISERKKHEEISAEAERIAMIGSWEWNMLSGHVSMSDQIYEMFEIDNNKQYMASDIFAFMEQAEEQRLKDCIEWVKTGQPLDFEYRHLGSAGKEKYIHLRGLVTFDEHQQPIQLNGTLQDITERKLVEFKLQESVERYTSLKKYNHDAIISFDMDGNIINANPVAMKMTGCPVVEMIGTSICRFIGPYHLGLILNSQYEMAEKEMNAVQHVNGSETEVLATLAPIIINDKNVGFYLIAKDITEQKKLLVAKETAERMNKAKSEFLAMMSHEIRTPMNGVIGMTDLLLDTPGLSGEQKEYIEIIQKSGDSLLAIINDILDFSKIESGKTDLVDEPFDLKEIVTETVNIVTPMIREKQLDLRLSLDEAIPVPLFGDAYRLKQVLTNIIGNAVKFTPEGSIEIEVKVTGQEYNDVQFQFKVKDTGIGIPVEKRKHLFEAFYQLENFMTRKPQGTGLGLAISKKLVELMHGDIWIEESDDPGTTFMFTVSFKASNMEEFNRYDLQQKKNKTDQLRILIAEDNEVNQLVLRRMIEKKGHLVDYVVNGIEAVEAVKRSAYDIVFMDVHMPRLNGFEATKAIKELMRPEACPYIVAVTANAVRGDMDKCLKAGMDAYVSKPIKSESIMQVMEEFYKIKKYPTTYN from the coding sequence ATGCAGGTTCAAAAGGTCGATCATCACGAATTGTTTGAGCAGATTTATAATCAAGCACCTATTGGGATTGCACTTGTTGCTCCAACAGGACAGTGGATGAAAGTGAATCCTGCTTTTTGCAGTATGCTGGGTTATACAGCTCAAGAATTAATCCATCTTCATTACCAGGAGATCACCCATCCCGATGATTTAGCACAGGATCTGATGTACGAGCGCGAACTGTGTGAAGGTAAATTGAGTGAGTACAAATACGAAAAGCGTTATATTCAGAAAAATGGAGATATTTTATGGATATCGCTGCATATATCATTGGCTCGAAACGAGGTCAGCGGTGAACCGTTGTATTTTATTTGCCACGTTGTAGATATTACGGATCATAAAACAACCGAACTAAAACTGCTTCAAACGGAAGAAATGTTCAAACTTATTTCTGATAATGCACAAGAAATCATCTATATTGCGACCATTGACGGGATTTGTCGCTATTGTTCTCCTTCCATTTATAATCTGCTTGGTTATTCACCAGAAGAGGTGGTGGGCAAGAACAATACCGCTGTTTTCCACCCGCAGGACCTGGAACGTGTCTCGCAAATCGATTTGAGCACAGGTCATATGTTGAATCTGCAGGCTCGCCATAAAGATGGGCATTCTCTTTGGTTTGAGACCACCTATAAGGTTATCGGGGAGCCTGGGCAAGAACAACAAATCCTTGCCATTGGTCGCGATATATCGGAGAGAAAGAAACATGAGGAAATTAGTGCAGAGGCTGAACGGATAGCCATGATCGGCAGTTGGGAGTGGAACATGCTGAGTGGCCATGTTTCCATGTCCGATCAGATATACGAGATGTTTGAAATTGATAACAACAAGCAGTATATGGCTAGCGATATCTTTGCATTCATGGAACAGGCGGAGGAGCAGCGGTTGAAGGACTGTATTGAATGGGTGAAAACAGGCCAACCGCTTGATTTTGAATATCGGCATTTGGGCTCAGCTGGTAAAGAAAAGTATATTCATCTGCGAGGGTTAGTTACTTTTGATGAGCATCAACAACCGATTCAGCTGAACGGAACTTTGCAGGATATTACGGAGCGTAAACTCGTCGAATTTAAACTTCAGGAATCGGTGGAACGTTATACTTCACTCAAAAAATATAATCATGATGCCATCATTTCTTTTGATATGGACGGCAATATCATAAATGCCAACCCGGTAGCTATGAAAATGACTGGATGCCCGGTTGTGGAAATGATTGGAACAAGTATATGTCGGTTTATCGGACCTTACCATCTAGGATTGATTCTAAATAGCCAGTATGAGATGGCTGAAAAAGAAATGAATGCCGTTCAGCACGTAAATGGTTCAGAGACAGAAGTTTTGGCAACGCTTGCGCCAATCATTATTAATGATAAAAACGTAGGGTTCTACCTCATTGCCAAAGATATAACTGAACAGAAAAAGCTTCTTGTAGCCAAAGAGACTGCCGAACGAATGAATAAGGCCAAAAGTGAGTTTTTGGCGATGATGAGCCATGAGATCCGTACACCTATGAACGGCGTGATTGGGATGACGGATTTGCTTCTGGATACGCCTGGTCTTAGCGGAGAACAAAAGGAATACATTGAAATCATCCAAAAAAGTGGGGATTCGTTGCTTGCGATTATCAATGATATTCTGGACTTTTCCAAAATAGAGTCGGGTAAAACCGATCTGGTGGATGAGCCCTTTGATCTTAAGGAAATTGTGACAGAGACGGTTAATATCGTAACGCCAATGATTCGGGAGAAACAGTTGGATCTTCGTTTAAGCCTGGATGAAGCCATTCCTGTTCCTTTGTTCGGAGATGCTTACCGTCTAAAACAGGTCCTAACCAACATTATTGGTAATGCAGTAAAGTTCACCCCGGAAGGCAGTATTGAGATCGAGGTGAAGGTTACCGGACAAGAATACAATGACGTTCAATTTCAGTTCAAGGTGAAGGATACAGGGATTGGAATTCCAGTGGAGAAAAGAAAGCATTTATTCGAAGCCTTCTACCAATTGGAGAATTTCATGACGCGCAAGCCTCAAGGTACTGGACTTGGACTGGCCATCAGCAAGAAGCTTGTAGAGCTTATGCACGGTGATATTTGGATTGAAGAGTCCGACGATCCGGGGACTACCTTTATGTTTACGGTGTCGTTTAAAGCCAGCAACATGGAGGAGTTCAACAGATACGATTTACAACAGAAAAAGAATAAAACAGATCAACTTCGAATTCTAATTGCCGAGGACAATGAGGTGAACCAGCTTGTTCTGCGTCGGATGATTGAGAAGAAGGGACATCTTGTCGATTATGTAGTGAATGGAATAGAGGCAGTGGAAGCTGTCAAAAGAAGTGCGTACGATATTGTGTTTATGGATGTGCACATGCCTCGACTGAATGGATTCGAAGCGACCAAAGCCATTAAGGAATTAATGCGGCCAGAGGCATGCCCTTATATTGTTGCGGTTACTGCGAACGCAGTTCGTGGGGATATGGACAAATGTCTGAAGGCTGGAATGGATGCGTATGTAAGCAAACCAATTAAAAGTGAATCCATTATGCAAGTGATGGAGGAATTCTACAAAATAAAGAAATATCCCACTACTTACAATTGA
- a CDS encoding stalk domain-containing protein, which translates to MILKKFTLALLACVMFAAFSTPSSAEEATLEIGTGVLSNNRVLIPLRVVSSNLGAEVTWYKEGKSIRIQTDEKEIWLVVNFKNAKVNEQIIRMDSPVEIIGNTAYVPLRFVSQTLGAKLEWNPQTKQATIHLNKQNMIVSMQEETIQIPDSVKITKGRINVLSEKLNEISGLSQIKQVSTYFKPYFTEDLIQFILKRQDLVSDWMVYDAPETSVYYTSSTTATLSQSFVIGNTLTGDSHYVNDRNIELVYSHGVWKVNQLMFNLREIPYLGYDR; encoded by the coding sequence ATGATATTAAAAAAGTTTACTTTAGCATTACTGGCGTGTGTTATGTTTGCTGCGTTTTCAACGCCGAGTTCAGCTGAGGAAGCGACGCTAGAGATTGGGACTGGCGTATTGTCCAATAACCGGGTGTTAATTCCTTTGAGGGTTGTGTCCAGCAACTTGGGAGCAGAAGTAACGTGGTATAAGGAAGGGAAGAGCATTCGAATTCAAACGGATGAAAAAGAAATTTGGCTTGTGGTTAACTTTAAAAATGCGAAAGTGAATGAACAGATCATTAGAATGGATTCTCCTGTTGAAATAATTGGAAATACAGCATATGTTCCGCTGCGATTTGTTAGCCAAACGTTAGGAGCCAAGCTAGAGTGGAATCCACAAACTAAACAGGCAACCATCCATTTGAATAAACAAAACATGATTGTAAGTATGCAAGAGGAGACCATCCAAATACCTGATTCTGTGAAAATAACAAAGGGACGAATAAATGTTTTGTCAGAGAAATTGAATGAAATTTCAGGCTTGTCTCAGATAAAGCAGGTCAGTACGTATTTCAAGCCTTATTTCACTGAAGATTTAATCCAATTTATTCTCAAAAGGCAGGATCTAGTAAGTGATTGGATGGTATATGATGCTCCAGAGACTTCCGTTTATTATACAAGCAGTACAACAGCGACGTTATCCCAATCGTTCGTAATCGGAAATACATTAACGGGTGATTCTCATTATGTAAATGATCGAAATATTGAACTAGTATACAGTCATGGTGTATGGAAAGTGAATCAGTTAATGTTTAATCTCAGAGAAATTCCCTATTTGGGTTATGATCGTTGA
- a CDS encoding MDR family MFS transporter has translation MKQHLRQIHPLAWTIIVGTMFGRLVTSMSIPFLSIYLTQVLGATPTQTGITVAVSSLAGVMVSFYGGYISDRIGRKVVMMVSVFGWACVFFIFSAAEHLWVFFVANTLNGLCRAVFEPTSRALLSDITPPQNKLLVFNLRYAAINLGVVFGPIIGLQLGSAESTFPFMISGLVYIVYGLVLFLQFRLQRTNLPEHVQVSAPRLRDALATTGRDRVFLPVLIGTTFCVLGYGHFSSTLAQYVAQNPLFEHGSQVFSYMLSLNALTVLVIQFPIVRVASKFPPVVPLILGNLLVATSLFLFGIAEGVMLLMLSVILFTIGEVLMFTMMDVLIDRIAKPEWKGTYFGTIGFNNLGSVMAPILGGLLLTQYGTGNGLFVFVPLALTTALGLPFLIVAHKRLVVRERETPPIQVSA, from the coding sequence ATGAAGCAACATTTACGTCAAATTCACCCTTTAGCTTGGACAATTATTGTTGGAACGATGTTTGGACGTCTTGTTACGTCCATGAGCATCCCGTTTTTATCCATTTATCTGACTCAGGTACTGGGAGCTACACCCACACAGACTGGAATTACCGTCGCGGTTAGTTCTCTAGCGGGGGTCATGGTCAGCTTTTATGGAGGTTATATTTCGGATCGAATCGGCCGCAAAGTGGTCATGATGGTCTCCGTATTTGGCTGGGCCTGTGTTTTCTTCATCTTTTCAGCAGCTGAGCATCTGTGGGTATTTTTTGTAGCCAATACGTTAAACGGATTATGCCGCGCCGTGTTTGAGCCCACGTCACGTGCACTTCTATCGGATATTACTCCACCGCAAAATAAACTGCTTGTCTTCAACCTCAGATATGCGGCCATTAATCTGGGGGTTGTGTTTGGACCGATTATCGGTCTTCAGCTTGGATCAGCGGAGTCTACGTTTCCGTTTATGATCTCCGGGTTGGTATATATCGTTTACGGTTTGGTTTTGTTCCTGCAATTTCGATTGCAACGCACAAATCTGCCGGAACATGTTCAGGTCAGTGCACCTCGTTTACGAGATGCACTCGCTACTACGGGACGCGACCGTGTATTTTTGCCAGTACTTATCGGGACTACGTTTTGCGTGCTCGGGTATGGGCATTTTAGCTCAACCCTAGCTCAGTATGTGGCCCAGAATCCTCTTTTTGAACATGGAAGTCAAGTGTTTTCCTATATGCTTTCACTTAATGCGTTGACTGTGCTTGTAATCCAATTCCCGATTGTGCGGGTGGCCAGCAAATTCCCGCCGGTTGTGCCCCTCATTCTTGGAAACTTGCTGGTCGCAACAAGTCTGTTCCTGTTTGGCATAGCTGAAGGCGTTATGCTGCTGATGCTCAGTGTCATTCTCTTCACCATTGGGGAAGTGCTCATGTTCACCATGATGGATGTGCTGATTGACCGGATTGCCAAACCTGAATGGAAAGGGACCTACTTTGGCACAATTGGATTCAACAACTTGGGAAGCGTCATGGCACCGATTCTTGGAGGGCTCCTATTAACTCAATATGGGACGGGGAATGGCCTGTTCGTTTTTGTACCGCTGGCACTGACCACTGCACTTGGACTGCCTTTTCTTATCGTAGCGCATAAACGCCTTGTCGTCAGGGAGAGGGAAACACCACCCATACAAGTGAGCGCCTAG